GATTTGAACAATTTAGTGCATTGACATTGTTTTGGAAAAGTGCcgatttgattgagttaatgcacGCATAAAATGAGCTGGCCCAACTTGACCGCGCTTCAGTGGAAGGTCACATATCTGACGCTCGTCAGCGTAATATAGGTTTTGCCGTGGGGCTGATGGAaatggacgagacttgcctgctccccacgcgtgtgcccatccgtgctcccgcgtacgtggcttgatttgattggaacaaaataaggtccGACCCCaaccccttaaaatcaggggggagatgattagattagaaagaaaaaggaaaaaaacagccataagatgaagtgggagcacggatggaagCACGGGGAAGGAGCAGCCAAGCCGGATCCGATGAAATCGTGGAAATGAGGCGAGAGTACCAACTCCCCTCAAGAGTAGAGATACGAAGCCGGGTCGGACGTGTTTTCCTTGGGTCCGGTTGATTAAGGGAAAAAACAGAACAGAACTCTGCCCGGCATGTATATAAACCGCGTCCGCAACTGATCCAACACGTACGTACCAGCAGGTCCTGAATCCGGCTCCTTCCCCGCCTTATCTCTCCCGTCCCCCCCGTGTTCGTCTCTCTCTCCCCTTCTCTCTGTCGCACGTCTAGTTCGAAACCTACTCCACAAACGCCGCGGATTTCACAAGGTATATAGTTTGTTTCCACGATCTTTGGAATCTGGTTCGTCGAGTTGTGCCATTGTGTGTGTATCTGCTTTCCTTTTATCGTGGGTTTCGATCGCAAGTAGGTTTTTTCGGGATCAATCGAATCGAATCTGTTGTTGCGGAAGTAAGAGAGGCAGGCGACGGCATGGATCGCGATGAGGAGAAGGGCCACGGCGACAGATCACTGCTGTTCATAGGCGACGAGGACGACGACCTCGGCGTGGACCGGGATGGCGGCTCGCCACCCTCGTCGGACGCGGGATCCTCCTTCTCGGACAGGAGCGACGACGGCGGTGACGGTGACGGTGCCGACGACGGcaccggcagcggcagcggcagtggcagcggcagcgatgacgacgccgacgccgacggcgACAAGGAACGCGCGCCCAACGTCGCCAGGCAGCAGGCCGCGTGGCCGCAGAGTTACAGGTCGGTCCATCGATGGATCTTGCATTGCATGCCTGGTTCCACGCCTGATTAATTTAATTATAGTATTATAATATTTCTGACGAGATAAATTTATTTTCATGTGTTGTTACTCGGCGTCGCGCGCAGGCAGTCGATCGACATGTTGAGCGCCGTCCAGTCGCCGTCGGTGAGTAGCATCGTGGCGGCCAGCCCGAGCATCACCAAGttggggagctctttcctcaaggcCGGAAGCTCCTTCTTCCTCAAGAAGGGCGCCACCGAGGGCTCGCTGCCCCTCACCCGGCCATTGCTACCGCCCTCTCTCTCGCAGCtgtcgcagcagcagcagcagcagcacgcagGGCGGCCGTCGACAGACAGCTTGCAGCCGCGGCAACCGGCTCCGCAGCCACCCGCGGTGCAGCAGAGGCCCTCTGCGGCGTGCCTGAAATCCAACTACATTGAGCTCCCACCGCCGTCCTCCAAGTGCAGCAGTGGACAATCTATCATCAACGGTACATCTCAATTTGTCTTTCCATAGTTCAAATCATGTAGTAGTACTGCATTGCTAATTGTCAGTACTGTAATTTTCCTGTTCTAATGTTTCTTTTCACTACTGTAGGCCTCAATGTCCTGTGCGGTGTTGGAATTCTCACCACGTGTTTCGGAATCAAACAAGCAGGATGGTtaagcctcctcctccttcccttgttgggagCCTGTTCATGCTACACCGGTTTGCTTCTCAAGAGATGCATAGACAGCTCGCCAACCATCGAAACATACCCTGATATCGGACAAGCCGCTTTCGGTACCCCGGGTCGAATATTTGTATCGGTATGTATATTTACCTACTGTTCACCTATTTGtacagatttagcaaaattcacatCACTCATATTGCTGCTCATGTTTCTTTTGTAGGTTGTCCTTTATCTAGAACTCTATGTAAGTGTTCTCTCTCTGAATTCTGGCAGTATTGTGTTTTGAAAACGTTTGGTTCTTGCATATCTGATGTAACATCCCGCTTATTTACAGGCATGCTGCGTGGAGTACATCACACTGCTAGGAGACAGCTTGTCTTCAGTGTTTCCTTCTGCGCATTTAGCTTTTACCGGCATCTACTTGAACTCTCATAACCTGTTCGCCATATCAATGGCTTTGGCAATTCTCCCATCAGTCTGGCTCAGGAACCTCAGTCTCCTCTCCTATCTTTCTGGTGAGTACTACTAATTTGAATCTTTACAAATAAATTTTGTACTGTTCATAAACAATTTTTTGCAACGATATCAATATTAGTATCGCCACTTATTCTCCCAGTTCAATCTTTTCATAGCAACAAACAGTAGTTAATACTTGCATATTGCCTCCCACTCCTTCATGACCATCTTTCATCTGAAATTTCGCAGCCGGAGGCGTGGTTGCAACGATAACAGTCGTTGTGTGCCTGTTTTGGGTTGGTATTGGCGATGGAGTTGGGTTCCACCCTTCTGGTAGTGCACTGAACCTGACCCAGCTTCCAGTGGCACTTGGCTTGTATGGATACTGTTTCTCAGGGCACTCGGTTTTCCCAAACATATACTCATCAATGAAGGAGCGCTCGCAGTTCCCTTTTGTCCTCCTGTTCTGGTAAGGTTCTGAACTTGACAAATGAAATGCTACAGTACCATACTATGCTCTGCTTCTGCAGTTATCTGTCGATTTTTGCTACATGCTAACATGCGCTATTGTCCACATTTCAGCTTTATAGTGGTCACAATTGTGTACTCTGGGGTCGCGGCCACAGGGTTTCTGATGTTCGGCGAGTCCACAATGTCGCAATTCACACTGAACATGCCACAGCAGTATGTTCCTTCTAAAATCGCCATTTGGATGACGGTATGAGGAAAATCAAACCCAGGGAGAGTTACTCCACTTGTATCAGAATTAGCATACAGGTTCTCATTCTCACAATGGATCCCTTTGGTTTCAGATTGTGAACCCATACACCAAATACGCCTTGACGATGACACCGGTCGCCTTGTCGATAGAGGAGGCTCTGCCTAAGATGATGCGAAATTACGTCGCAGGAATGTGTGTTAGGACAGCTCTTGTCCTCTCGACTGTCGTCGTGGCTCTATCTTTTCCATACTTTGGTACTTGTCACTTGCTTCTATTTTTCTCCCATATTAGCAGTtcactaaattaacccccaaaacgtcATGCATTCTAATACTATGGCCATTGCCATTTGATTTGCAGCCTTGGTGATGGCATTGCTTGGATCTCTCTTCACAATGCTAGTGGTGAGTGCCTGCAATTATGCAGCTATTAACTGAACCTATATTCAGTAACTTTGCAATATTATTTTCCCTGACGATTAGCATTTGCATTTGCAGGCCCTGATCCTCCCTTGTGCATGCTACCTCTCCATCAAGCGGGAATTAGTACCTTTGTGGGAGGTAATCGATTAACTGAAAACCGCAGGCTAAAACACCAACAGAACATCTAGCCTTGAAGATGCTAAGCACAATTTGCTTATGATGTAATCTctactctttttttcctttttcaggtGGTTTTGTGCATAACAATCATATTGATTGGCTTGGGTTGCGCGTGCGTTGGATCATACACTTCGATTAACCAGATGATAGGCGGCAGTTAGTAGGGAAGTGCCAGAGTGCATCGGACCTGTGTGTAGTTGTTGCAGATTATTTTTCTTTTCAAATTTCACAAAATTGGAGAGGGCAGTTTTCCATTTGTTGTATGCCTTCCTTCTTTTGCAATATACATCGCAAGAAAGGTTTTCGTATTTTTACCGTAATACGGTACTTGTTGTATTTTGCCGTCCATGATAGCACAATATTTCAGAATAGACCGAGGATTTAGTAGCTGCCTATTCATATCTTTTATTAGGGCTACTTAGAAAATTGGAAGAGCGAGGTCTTGTGTGACCACCACGTCATTCCCGAAAAAATAAGAGATGAGATAGAACTACACCTTGCTCTCCCAATTTTCGAAGTAGCTTTAATAAAAAATATAAACAGGCAATTACTAAATCCTCGGTCTATTCTGGAAAAAGGAGGGAACAAACATGAGTGTGTCACACTTGGTATTGTGGAAGCGCTTGCCCCAAATGAGCATATCGTAGGCCGCCCTTTGAAGAACATCACAAGCATGgcaagcatgatgttgaagatagaTTGCCTTTCCAGGTTGTCACGGTGACTAATTGCTTCCTGATATCCTCGACGAATATGATGTGCCTATTAGATGAATATATCTGGTTTTTTTTTGAGCAACCGATGAATATATCTGTTGTGCCCTGAATAGTAAGGGTTCGTAGTATCAGGAAGAATCCTCCTCCATCAgtgtttaagaaccaaggtatcaagccCATGGAGCTCCCCTACAACCCAATGATCAGCCCTGCACGCAATAATAAGGTTTTAATCTCACTAGTTTTACTAGTTACAAAAAGTAATGTACGGGTGGTCGAAATTGATTTTGTTTACAGATGAATTAAAATTCAGAATATTAATTAAATAGTAACTATAAATAAAGTAAATGATTTAGAATTTCGAGGAATAAAGGGTTGGGATTCATAATttcagtagtagcgcttctccaatTTAGCATAGGTGTGCTAAAAAAGTACGGTTGTGTATCAATTACATTATAATGTTTACGGTTAATCATACATGTCATTATTGCATATATGCATTACAtccttatatatatatttttttttattATCTAACTACATCTATAACTAATACTTCACACAAAGACCACTACACAAaatgcatctcaaagtattaagtaaaaacataaCATTGCGTTAAACAAGGTATATTCTATTTACTTATAATTCATCACCAAAACAACTAGGCAACTACATTTTTATCTTGGGTGGTAATAACACACTAttagggctgcaagaaaagctcgaggctccTGAGCCGCTCAAGATCGACTCAAAGTTTGGCTCGACTCGAGATTGACTCGAAAAGAAATGAGCTGAGTATGAGCACTTTATATAGCTCAATCAAGAAACGAGCTCATCTTGAGCCAACCCTGGCTCGCTTGATTTTAGCTCGATATCATGTAATTTTATGAAATAATCTTATAAATATTTAAATAATTTATTGTTATATATGCTGTGTACAATTTTTCTTCATTTTACGTACTAACAAACATGGAAGCTTAATTTAGCACGAAGATAATCTAGCCTCAGTATCGCACGTGGCAAGCCGTGTGTTAAATATCCTGTTACTATTGGCCAAAGTTTTAGACCGGATGTACCAGTCTTcaataagtcaaattttacagtggtTTCTTATGTTGTGTTTTGGCCTATCTTGAAAAATTGCATTATATCGTTAAGCAAATCATCTTATTTAGATCGAAACTAGCTTGAGATCAACTAGAGTTCATTACAAGCTAGGCACGAGCCACTTTACATTGCTCAAGTTTGAGCTTCGCACAGTCTGAGCTCGCTCAAATTTTAGTATAAGCTGATTGTTTGCAGCCCTACACACTACCGACCCTTTTCCCTTTTCTGTTACTGAGATAGTTCCAACCAGCATACACGACTTCATCTTGAAGATCATTCGTCTCTTTTCTGCGGACCTGTTCGGGCCGTATTTTTGGCCCGCCCCGAAACCGGCCGCAAAACGCAGTTCGCGGGAGTTAtacgggatctgctagagatgctctaaaatAACTAAAAGCGAGGGTTATACTGGAAGAGTCAAGGTGCTAGCAGGAGGGGTCTCCTCGCGGCGGCAAGATTTCTACTACAGGCATCGTCAACAACAATATCACCAAACCGGCGGACGTCGTCAAGGTGGCCACTGCCATGAGTGGTCTCACGGTCTCCGAGAAGGGGGCTGTTCCTTCCGTCAAGATGATCACCGGCCAGGTGGGCCGGGCTCAGAGGGTCATGTCGCCTACGCCGGCAAGGGCGTCGCTTGGTCAGGAGGACCAGGCGTGTGCGCCGGCTGTTCTTGCTGGGCGGGGCCACGAGGTCCAGGGCCAAGTGTCCCTGGAGAACTGTCGCCAGGGTGGTGTGCACGACAAGCAGAGCCAGCTGCTGTGCGATGCTGATCCGGACCAGGCCGTCCTGGTGGGTCAGATGGCACGGGATTTCTCAAGCGCTGGTGAGGCCCAGCCAAGTCCCAGCGCAGGGGCTGATGCTGGCGGACTCCTCTTCCAGCCGGGTGTGCTAGAGGCGCTATCTAATGCGGTTGCTGGAAGGATCGTCACGGTTGGTGGTGATACAGGAAATAATGCCTCACGCTTTAAATTCAGTGCAACTAAAAATCATATGCAGGGCACTTCAAAAAAGAAAGATAAAAAAAGAGGGGGGCCAAATAGAGCTGAGGATGCCCGTAAGCAGGTTCTAGGGGAAAAAAGAGCACATTCTTTTGGAGCTCGTCCGACGGGTAGTGACCTAGAGTTCCCCTTTGAGAAAGAGATGGATAGCTATGAGCGCATGCTATATGGTGATGTAAACGTCTCATTCAAACGGGTGTGCACGGGTAGAGTTGTAGTAGTCCAGGACAAGGAGGGCGGGGTGACACACATTGCAAAGGAGattgatgaggaggaagaagagtacgtgCCGCGAAGTGTGGAATCGGTTGACGAAGAGAAAGATGAGATTGGCACATCGGCGGCCTCCGAGGAGGAGGGCCGCCGGGCCAAATGAAAATCTTAGGATGGAACTGCCGTGGTATGCTCTCCAACACGGCAGTTCGTGAGCTTCTGGACATACAGGAGCGTACAAGGGCAGAGTTAATTTTCCTTTCTGAATCTCATTTGAATAAGTGTAAAGCCGATGAGCTTCATCGTGTCCTAGGTTTTGATTCTATGTTTGTAGTGGAAAGCGATGGCAAAGCCGGTGGCCTAGTTTTAATTTATCATAAGTCAAATAAAGTCGAGTTGAACTATGTCCTGCCCCATTTTATTGATATTGTATTCATGCATGAGGATATGGTTAAGTGGCGATTCATCGGTTTTTATGGTCACCCGAAATGGAATGAACGCCATCTATCTTGGGAGGATATTCACAATCTTCATAGTAAAGGAAACCATCCGTGGGTGGTTCTAGGAGATTTTAATGAAATTCTTTACCCTTCGGAGAAGGAGGGTGGCATGGCAAGACCAATTGGTATGATGAGAGAGTTTCGTGAATGCCTAATGGATTGTGGGCTCGATGACATGGGCTATACCGGTGACATTTTCACTTGGAGGAGAGGAGAAATACGTGAACGCCTTGACCAGGCAGTCTGTAATATAGCATGGGCAAATAAATTTCCTAGAGCGGCGGTGATCAACGAAGAACATGTCCACTCTGACCATCGCCCAATCATTCTGGACATGGAATATTTGGATGGAAAAATCTTTAAACGACCGGAGGGGCGTGTTAAACAATTTGAGGCGGGGTGGTTGAAGGAAGAGACGGTGACTGAAATTGTTAAGGCATCGTGGGAGAAAGCAAAGCTCGCAGGTATTGGACCTTCACTTGCGGACCTTACAAGAGCAGTGCATACCGATCTATATACTTGGGATCGGGAAACATTCAGATATTGGGGACTTGAAAGCTCCAGGGCCAGACGGACTCCGTGCTATTTTCTATAAAAGGTTTTGGCCCATGCCGGGGGAAGACCTAAttgaggaggttatgaaagaaattAACACTTGTACTATCCCGAATGGCTGGAATGAGACGGCAATTGTGATGACTCCTAAAATTAATACACCAGAAAAGGTAACTCAGCTTACACCAATCAGCTTATGTAATGTGGTCTATAAGATAATTTCCAAAATGGTGGCTTCCGCATCATGCACCTCGTGGGTAGTGGGCACACAGCGGTTACCATCAACGGTACAATGGGCAATTTCTTCCGAAACAAACGTGGTCTTCGGCAGGGAGATCCGAGCTCACCACTAATCTTCAATTTCGTTGCGGATGCCCTTGCGGCAATGATTAACAAAGCCAAAGCGGCGGGACACATTCGTTGGCTCATTCCCCGCCTCATCCCTGTTACTCATCTACAATACACATACGATACGATGCTTCATTTCAAACCTGACGACCATAGTATCGCCTCGGTTAAATTACTGctcctcgcttttgagatcttgtCGGGGCTTAATATCAATTTTCTAAAAAGTGAAGTGATCACCGTAGGGATGGAGGATCAAGAAAGTAGGCGGATTGCCAATGTGCTCAATTGCAAGATTGGAAGATTTCCGATCAAATATCTAGCACTCCTGATATCGCACAAGAATCTGACCATAGCAGAATGGGAGCCACTCTATGGCAAAGTGGCTAACCGGGTTAGCCCGTGGAGAGGGAGGTTTATGTCATCGGCAGCTAGGCTGATTTTGACCAACTCTAGCCTGTCCTCGCTCCCTCTTTTCAAAATGGGGATGTTTCTCCTCGCGGATGGAGTGCATGCCAAGCTTGACACTCCGAGTTCCcggttcttttgggaaggaaccgGTACTAAACGCAAATACCATTTGGTGAAATGGGCCGCGGTATGCAGACCAAAAAGTTCGGCGGTTTGGGGATCACGAACTCGAAACTCATGAATGTTGCCCTGCTCACCAAATGGTGGTGGCGCCTTGCCCAAAATGAGTCGGGACTCCGGACGGATATCCTCCGGGCATCCCGGACAGAAATATTTTCAAGGCCAAGCTCAAGGGCTTGTCATTTTGGAATGGGATCCAAGCGGTGAGACTGGCTTTCTCGGTGGGTGCCCAGTTTATTGTCAACAACGGCACGTCCACACGGTTTTGGCTTGACTGTTGGTGGGGTCAAGCACCGCGGTGGCAATCTCACCCAGAACTTTACCAACTAGCCACTGACACTAACATTATGGTAGTCGACGCCTTGCGCATGCACCCtccggcgatatccttcttcaggACTCTGGAGCAGGAGAGGCCGCATCTTGGAACGCGCTAGTGGCTGACCTCGAGGGGAGGACTCTTAGCCAGGAAAATGACGCTATCGCTTGGAAGCTTACTTCCTCGCGGAAATTCTCGGTAAAATCCTTATATGAGAAGTTGACAGAGGGGAATGTGCTAGACATGGCTAGGGGGCTATGGAAGGATGGCATTCCCCTTAAGATCAAGATTTTTATGTGGCAAATGTTCTGTAATCGCCTTCGAACCTCTGATAACGTGGCCAAACGGAACGGGCCAGCGAACGGAACATGCGCCATTTGCGGCCTCGGGGAAAACGCTAACCACGTGTTCTTCGGGTGCTGTTTAGCTAGATTTGCGTGGAGCACGGTTAGAGATGCTTTCAAACAGAATTGGAACCcgcaatctagcaacgttttgctcAACCTGCTGTCGGCACAGAGGGGTGCCAATGCGAGGGTAGTTTGGCATTGCGTAGGGGCGTTGTTATGGTCCATTTGGACGGTGCGGAACAAAATTACCATTGAACACAAGTTCCCTGCACACCCAGTTGATATCCTTTTCAAATGCCACATTTTCTTACAGGCTTGGGCGCCATTGGGGAAGCAGCATGACAAGAGCCGCATGAACAAGATTATGGAGTAGATCAAGCCGTGCATGGTCAAAGCGAGACAAGACAGACAACAAGCTTGAAGCTTTTGCGTTTAGTTATGCTTTGCTCCGCGTTTGTGATGCTTTAGCTATTTGGTATTCTACCTTTGCCGGGACGTTGAGCCCGCGCAACCTTTGTTTATTTGGTTTGTAAGGATGAAATCTTGTGTGGATTCTGCCttggggctttattaatttaaagccggacgcttcGTGCATCTTCCTTCCAAAAAAATAGTGGCTTCCCGATTGAAGGTTCTCCTACCAGAAATAAATAGTCTAAAATAGAGTGCTTTTGTACCAGGTAGAATGATAGCGGATAATATTTTAGTGGCCTACGAATGCTTTCACACTATCAAGAACAAAAAAGTGGGTAGAGAgggcttgtgtgctataaaacttgACATGCACAAAGCATGTGATAGAGTCGAGTGGCCTTTCTTGAAGGAGATCATGTTGAGATTGGGTTTTCACCGAGAGTGGGTTAATTTGATTTTGCAATACGTCTCAACCATCGAATATAGAGTAAGAATAAATGCAGAGGAAAGTGAGAGCTTCAAGCCGACTAGAGGGTTGAGGCAGGGTGACCCACTGTCACCATATCTCTTCCTGATGTGCACAGAGGGGCTGGATGCATTGCTTACGCATGCTGAGGAGAACAGAAACATATCAGGAGTCAAAGTCTGTAGAGACACCCCGTGAtacttctccatcgtatctacttttccaaacacttttgcccttgttttggactctaacttgcatgatttgaatggaactaacccggactgacgctattttcaacagaattgccatggtgttatctttgtgcagaaacaaaagttctcgcaatgacctgaaaatcaacgaagaattgttttggaattaataaaaatactagcaaaagaatcaaggccagggggcccacgctctgtccacgagggtgggaggcgcgcctgccctccggggcgcgccccctgcctcgtgggccccttggagctccaccgacctcaactccatctctatatattcacgttcggggagaaaaaattcagagagaaggattcatcacgttttacgatacggagccgccgccaagccctaaactctctcgggagggctgatttggagtccgttcggggctccggagaggggaatccgtcgccgtcgtcatcatcaaccatcctccatcaccaatttcatgatgctcaccaccgtgcgtgagtaattccatcgtaggcttgctggacggtgatgggttggatgagatttatcatgtaatcgagttagttttgttagggtttgatccctagtatccactatgttctgagattgatgttgctatgactttgctatgcttaatgcttgtcactagggcccgagtgccatgatttcagatctgaacctattatgttttcatgaatatatgtgagttcttaatcctatatagtcaatagtcacctactatgtgttatgatccggcaacaccgaagtgacaataatcgggaccactcccggtgataggaattactcacgcaccgtggtgagcatcatgaaattggtgatggaggaaggttgatgatgacgacggcgacggattcccctctccggagccccgaacggactctagatcagccctcccgagagagtttagggcttggcggcggttctgtatcataaaacgtgagGAATCCTTCTATCTGATttgttttctccccgaacgtgaatatatagagttggagttgaggtcggtggagctccagggggcccacgaggcagggggcgcgcccaggggggcaggcgcgcctcccacactcctagacagggtgtggcccccctggccttgattctttcgccaatattttttattaattccaaaataattctccattgattttcaggtcattccgagaacttttatttctgcacaaagataacaccatggcaattctgctgaaaacagcgtcagtccgggttagttccattcaaatcatgcaagttagagtccaaaacaagggcaaaagtgtttggaaaagtagatacgacagagacgtatcaactcccccaagcttaaacctttgcttgttctcaagcaattcagttgacaaactgaaagtgataaagaaaaacttttacaaactctgtttgcccttgttgttgtaaatatgtaaagccagcattcaagttttcagcaaagattatgactaaccatattcgcaataacacttaggtctcatgtttactcatatcaatggcataatcaactagcgagcaataataataaatctcggatgacaacactttctcaaaacaatcataatgtgatagaacaagatggtatctcgctagccctttctgagaccgcaaaacataaatgcagagcacctttaaagatcaaggactgactagacattgtaattcatggtaaaagaggtaaaagagatccagtcatagtcatactcaatataaattaatagtaatggatgcaaataacAACAGTGCTCTCTAAATGGTGCTTTTTAatcagagggtgatgactcaacataaaagtaaatggataggcccttcgcagagggaagcaaggatttggagaagtgctagagctcgatttttgaaatagagataaataatattttgagtggtatactttcattgtcaacacaacaaccgagagatctcgatatcttccatgctacacacattataggcggttcccaaacagaatggtaaagtttatactccccctccgccaacaagcatcaatccatggcttgctcgaaacaacgagtgcctccaactaacaagagtaccgggggagttttgtttgcaattatttcgatttgatttgcataaagcatgggactgggcatcccggtgaccagccattttctcgtgagtgaggagcggagtccactcctcttgagaataacccgcctagcatggaagatacagacagccctagttgatacatgagctattcgagcatatgaaacataatttcatttgaaggtttagagtttggcacatacaaatttacttggaacggcaggtagataccgcatataggaaggtatggtggactcatatggcataactttggggttttaagggattggatgcacaagcagtattcccgcttagtacaagtgaacgctagcaaaagactgggaagcgactagctagagagcgacaatagtcatgaacatgcactaaaattaataaacattgagtgcaagcatgagtagtatataatccaccatgaacataaatatcgtgaaggctatgttgatttatttcaactacatgtgtgaacatgtgccaagtcaaaccactcgaatcattcaaaggaggataccaccctactaTACCACAtcgcaatcattttaatagcatgttggcacgcaaggtaaaccattataaactcctagctaattaagcatggcataagcaactataatctctaattgtcattgcaaacatgtttattcataataggctgaatcaggaatgatgaactagtcatatttacaaaaacaagagaggttgagttcataccagcttctctcatctcagtcagtccatcatatatcatcattattgcctttcacttgcacggtcgaacgatgtgtataatagtaatagtgcacgtgcattggactaagctggaatctgcaagcattcaataaacaggagaagacaaggtaatatgggctcttggttaaatcaacaataatgcatataagagccacttcaacattttcattatggtcttctcctctcgacccccaaagaaaagaaaagaaaaaaactatttacacgggaaagctcccaacaagcaaaagaagaacaagaaatcttttggggttttcttttaattactactactacaacaacatgaaaagtaaactagctaaaagctataactaattatta
Above is a window of Triticum dicoccoides isolate Atlit2015 ecotype Zavitan chromosome 5B, WEW_v2.0, whole genome shotgun sequence DNA encoding:
- the LOC119305265 gene encoding amino acid transporter AVT1C-like isoform X1, which produces MDRDEEKGHGDRSLLFIGDEDDDLGVDRDGGSPPSSDAGSSFSDRSDDGGDGDGADDGTGSGSGSGSGSDDDADADGDKERAPNVARQQAAWPQSYRQSIDMLSAVQSPSVSSIVAASPSITKLGSSFLKAGSSFFLKKGATEGSLPLTRPLLPPSLSQLSQQQQQQHAGRPSTDSLQPRQPAPQPPAVQQRPSAACLKSNYIELPPPSSKCSSGQSIINGLNVLCGVGILTTCFGIKQAGWLSLLLLPLLGACSCYTGLLLKRCIDSSPTIETYPDIGQAAFGTPGRIFVSVVLYLELYACCVEYITLLGDSLSSVFPSAHLAFTGIYLNSHNLFAISMALAILPSVWLRNLSLLSYLSAGGVVATITVVVCLFWVGIGDGVGFHPSGSALNLTQLPVALGLYGYCFSGHSVFPNIYSSMKERSQFPFVLLFCFIVVTIVYSGVAATGFLMFGESTMSQFTLNMPQQYVPSKIAIWMTIVNPYTKYALTMTPVALSIEEALPKMMRNYVAGMCVRTALVLSTVVVALSFPYFALVMALLGSLFTMLVHLHLQALILPCACYLSIKRELVPLWEVVLCITIILIGLGCACVGSYTSINQMIGGS
- the LOC119305265 gene encoding amino acid transporter AVT1C-like isoform X2; this encodes MDRDEEKGHGDRSLLFIGDEDDDLGVDRDGGSPPSSDAGSSFSDRSDDGGDGDGADDGTGSGSGSGSGSDDDADADGDKERAPNVARQQAAWPQSYRQSIDMLSAVQSPSVSSIVAASPSITKLGSSFLKAGSSFFLKKGATEGSLPLTRPLLPPSLSQLSQQQQQQHAGRPSTDSLQPRQPAPQPPAVQQRPSAACLKSNYIELPPPSSKCSSGQSIINGLNVLCGVGILTTCFGIKQAGWLSLLLLPLLGACSCYTGLLLKRCIDSSPTIETYPDIGQAAFGTPGRIFVSVVLYLELYACCVEYITLLGDSLSSVFPSAHLAFTGIYLNSHNLFAISMALAILPSVWLRNLSLLSYLSAGGVVATITVVVCLFWVGIGDGVGFHPSGSALNLTQLPVALGLYGYCFSGHSVFPNIYSSMKERSQFPFVLLFCFIVVTIVYSGVAATGFLMFGESTMSQFTLNMPQQYVPSKIAIWMTIVNPYTKYALTMTPVALSIEEALPKMMRNYVAGMCVRTALVLSTVVVALSFPYFALVMALLGSLFTMLVALILPCACYLSIKRELVPLWEVVLCITIILIGLGCACVGSYTSINQMIGGS